In Corynebacterium guangdongense, one DNA window encodes the following:
- the hemW gene encoding radical SAM family heme chaperone HemW, translated as MLGVYIHVPFCATRCGYCDFNTYTPGELGSAASTDAYLDALARELELAAAQAPGPAGTVFVGGGTPSLLGAAGLTRVLDSVRGSFGLADGAEITTESNPESVSPAFFDGLLDAGYNRISLGMQSASSSVLRVLDRTHTPGRAVAAAREAIDAGFSHVNLDMIYGTPTETDDDVRQTLDAVLSTGVDHVSAYSLIVEDGTAMARKVRRGELPQPDEDVYADRYGLISDTLEDAGFHWYEVSNWAREGGECQHNLTYWRNGQWWGAGPGAHSRIGTRRFYNVKHPARYYASLDEGVLPIADTENLTPADIHTEDLMLALRLAEGVPASRINQAGRAVVDSFVAKGMMTRVGDRVAVTREGRYLVDGMIADILVAEEG; from the coding sequence ATGCTCGGCGTCTACATACATGTGCCCTTCTGCGCGACCCGCTGCGGGTACTGCGACTTCAACACCTACACCCCGGGCGAACTCGGCTCCGCCGCCTCGACCGACGCCTACCTTGACGCGCTCGCCCGCGAACTGGAGCTCGCCGCCGCCCAGGCGCCCGGCCCGGCCGGCACCGTCTTCGTCGGCGGCGGCACGCCCTCGCTGCTGGGCGCCGCGGGCCTGACCCGCGTCCTCGACTCCGTCCGGGGCTCCTTCGGGCTCGCCGACGGCGCCGAGATCACCACCGAATCCAACCCCGAGTCCGTCTCCCCGGCCTTCTTCGACGGGCTTCTCGACGCGGGCTACAACCGCATCTCCCTGGGGATGCAGTCGGCGTCGTCAAGCGTGCTTCGGGTCCTGGACCGCACCCACACCCCGGGTCGCGCGGTCGCCGCCGCTCGGGAAGCCATCGACGCCGGCTTCAGCCACGTCAACCTGGACATGATCTACGGCACCCCGACCGAGACCGACGACGACGTGCGCCAGACGCTGGACGCGGTGCTGTCGACGGGCGTCGACCACGTCTCCGCCTACTCGCTCATCGTCGAGGACGGCACCGCCATGGCCCGCAAGGTCCGCCGCGGTGAACTGCCCCAGCCCGACGAGGACGTCTACGCCGACCGCTACGGACTCATCTCCGACACCCTCGAGGACGCCGGCTTCCACTGGTACGAGGTGTCCAACTGGGCCCGGGAAGGCGGCGAATGCCAGCACAACCTCACCTACTGGCGCAACGGCCAGTGGTGGGGCGCCGGCCCGGGCGCACACTCACGCATCGGCACCCGGCGCTTCTACAACGTCAAGCACCCGGCGCGCTACTACGCCTCGCTCGATGAAGGCGTCCTGCCGATCGCCGACACCGAGAACCTGACCCCGGCCGACATCCACACCGAGGACCTCATGCTCGCCCTGCGCCTGGCCGAGGGAGTGCCCGCCTCCCGCATCAACCAGGCCGGGCGGGCCGTGGTGGATTCTTTCGTGGCCAAGGGGATGATGACCCGCGTCGGCGACCGCGTCGCCGTCACCCGCGAAGGCCGCTACCTCGTCGACGGCATGATCGCCGACATCCTCGTGGCCGAGGAGGGCTAA
- the hrcA gene encoding heat-inducible transcriptional repressor HrcA, translated as MAGTTDKRRADVLRAIIADYIAEQEPVGSKALLERHKLNVSSATIRNDMAVLESEGFITQEHASSGRVPTEKGYRAFVDTLHEVKPLSSPERRAIVSFLEGGVDLEDVLRRSVQLLAQLTHQAAVIQVPTLKTSRVRHCEVVALSPIRLLLVLITDNGRVDQRNVELDDVIEPGQVQRLKEMLNNALAHKTMAQASTCLAELALSSPPDMAHHVLKAATTLIETLVEQPSDRLIMAGASNLTRLARDFPAGLAEVIDALEEQVVVLKLMADLPELGNVSVLIGEENEDAQLHSTSVVTTAYGSLDDGPLGGLGVVGPTYMDYSGTISKVSAVARYVGRILGSE; from the coding sequence GTGGCGGGAACCACCGATAAACGCCGGGCGGATGTGTTGCGTGCGATCATCGCGGATTACATCGCGGAACAGGAGCCGGTTGGTTCCAAGGCTCTTCTGGAGCGGCACAAGCTCAACGTCTCCTCGGCGACCATCCGTAACGACATGGCGGTGCTGGAGTCGGAGGGCTTCATCACCCAGGAGCATGCGTCGTCGGGCAGGGTTCCGACGGAGAAGGGCTACCGCGCGTTCGTCGACACGTTGCACGAGGTCAAGCCGCTGTCCTCCCCGGAGCGGCGGGCGATCGTGTCCTTCCTGGAGGGCGGCGTCGATCTCGAGGATGTCCTCCGGCGGTCGGTGCAGCTGCTGGCCCAGCTCACCCATCAGGCGGCGGTGATTCAGGTGCCGACACTGAAGACGAGCAGGGTCAGGCACTGCGAGGTCGTCGCGCTCAGTCCGATTCGGTTGCTGCTGGTGCTCATCACCGACAACGGCCGGGTGGATCAGCGAAACGTGGAGCTCGACGACGTCATCGAGCCGGGCCAGGTGCAGCGGCTCAAGGAGATGCTGAACAATGCGCTGGCGCACAAGACGATGGCGCAGGCGTCGACATGCCTGGCGGAACTGGCGCTGAGCTCGCCCCCGGACATGGCCCATCATGTGCTCAAGGCGGCGACGACGTTGATCGAGACGCTGGTGGAGCAGCCCAGCGACCGGCTGATCATGGCCGGGGCGTCGAACCTGACCAGGCTGGCCCGGGATTTCCCGGCCGGGCTGGCGGAGGTCATCGACGCGCTGGAGGAGCAGGTCGTGGTGCTCAAGCTCATGGCCGACCTGCCGGAGCTCGGCAACGTCAGCGTGCTCATCGGTGAGGAGAACGAGGACGCGCAGCTGCACTCCACCTCGGTGGTGACCACGGCCTACGGTAGCCTCGACGACGGGCCGCTGGGCGGGCTGGGCGTGGTCGGGCCCACATACATGGACTATTCGGGAACAATCTCGAAGGTCTCGGCCGTTGCCAGATATGTCGGCCGAATTCTGGGCAGTGAATAA
- a CDS encoding type IV toxin-antitoxin system AbiEi family antitoxin domain-containing protein: MSGDILTTGELRARGLGSSQVSREVRQGKLFRVMRGVYTTSPPTGRTLLAAVCDGKPEAALTGLTAYEVYLKLRKVTRPVQAIVPRGVSAPEPSDLVEFRSARRVPFREVDGLRVVTPVRAAMYLPDPARAAHLLGRQYAGKDGAARLEEDIAAAGKPNTMLVDALRTAPIGGDSQLERTLFQAVRHRGLKVEQNVLFNGYRYDGRVEGSVLVEADGYGYHSAYTAGTPETWETFIRDRHKSNVAQRMGYLVLRYSDSDIDHHLEFCVDQIEAAVRESRHRLRDVPLLERESNPVWTWHQDVIRTRAKFAEEERRRWR; this comes from the coding sequence ATGTCGGGGGACATTCTCACCACGGGTGAACTGCGGGCGCGGGGGCTGGGCTCGTCCCAGGTCAGCCGCGAGGTGCGGCAGGGGAAGCTGTTTCGCGTGATGCGCGGGGTCTACACCACCTCGCCGCCTACGGGGCGGACGTTGCTGGCGGCGGTCTGCGACGGCAAGCCGGAGGCGGCGCTGACCGGGCTGACCGCGTATGAGGTCTACCTCAAGCTGCGGAAGGTCACGCGTCCGGTCCAGGCCATCGTCCCCCGCGGCGTGAGCGCCCCGGAGCCCAGCGACCTCGTGGAGTTCCGGAGCGCGCGCCGGGTCCCTTTCCGCGAGGTAGACGGACTACGGGTCGTCACGCCTGTCCGGGCGGCGATGTATTTGCCCGACCCCGCCCGGGCCGCGCACTTGCTCGGTCGCCAGTACGCGGGCAAGGACGGCGCCGCCCGCCTGGAGGAGGACATCGCCGCCGCGGGCAAGCCCAACACCATGCTTGTCGACGCCCTGCGCACCGCACCCATCGGCGGCGACAGCCAGCTGGAGCGCACCCTGTTCCAGGCCGTCCGGCACCGCGGCCTGAAAGTCGAGCAGAACGTCCTGTTCAACGGGTACCGCTACGACGGCAGGGTGGAAGGGTCGGTGCTGGTGGAGGCCGACGGCTACGGCTACCACTCGGCGTACACGGCCGGCACGCCCGAAACGTGGGAGACCTTCATCCGGGACCGGCACAAATCCAACGTCGCCCAACGGATGGGGTATCTGGTGCTGCGCTACTCGGACTCGGACATCGATCACCACCTGGAGTTCTGCGTCGACCAGATCGAGGCGGCGGTGCGGGAGAGCCGGCACCGGCTTCGTGACGTCCCGTTGCTGGAGCGGGAGTCGAACCCGGTGTGGACCTGGCACCAGGACGTCATCCGGACCCGGGCGAAATTTGCGGAGGAGGAGCGCCGTCGCTGGCGGTGA
- a CDS encoding 16S rRNA (uracil(1498)-N(3))-methyltransferase: MSLPVFLTDSLEGDMLTLTGPEGRHAVTVKRIQPGEHVLLADGTGLAAEVEVTDVSGRDTLVGRVVARQEARTARPRVVVVQALPKSERSELAVDLATQAGADEIIPWQANRCEAKWVGGKVDKHVAKWASAAASAAKQSRRFTVPRIHQPMTTRELSRYLEGKTAYILHEDAQLSVREIDLDAEEIYLLVGPEGGIGADELATLGVASISLGPEVYRTASAAMVALSAIGALRRW; this comes from the coding sequence ATGAGCCTCCCGGTCTTCCTGACGGATTCGCTCGAGGGCGACATGCTCACCCTGACCGGGCCCGAGGGCCGGCACGCGGTGACGGTCAAGCGCATCCAGCCCGGTGAGCACGTGCTGCTTGCCGACGGCACGGGCCTCGCCGCCGAGGTCGAGGTCACCGACGTCAGTGGCCGGGACACCCTGGTCGGCAGGGTGGTCGCCCGGCAGGAGGCCCGGACCGCGCGCCCGCGCGTGGTCGTGGTGCAGGCGCTGCCGAAGTCGGAGCGTTCCGAGCTGGCGGTGGATCTGGCCACCCAGGCCGGCGCCGATGAGATCATTCCGTGGCAGGCCAACCGCTGTGAGGCGAAGTGGGTGGGGGGCAAGGTCGACAAGCATGTCGCCAAGTGGGCGTCGGCGGCGGCGTCGGCGGCCAAGCAGTCGCGGCGCTTCACCGTGCCGAGGATTCACCAGCCGATGACGACCCGCGAACTCAGCCGGTACCTGGAGGGGAAGACCGCCTACATCCTCCACGAGGACGCGCAGCTGAGCGTGCGCGAGATCGACCTCGACGCCGAGGAGATCTACCTCCTGGTCGGGCCGGAGGGCGGGATCGGCGCCGACGAGCTGGCGACTCTCGGCGTGGCGTCGATAAGCCTCGGGCCCGAGGTCTATCGCACGGCGAGCGCGGCGATGGTGGCACTCTCGGCCATCGGCGCACTCCGGCGCTGGTAA
- the dnaJ gene encoding molecular chaperone DnaJ, giving the protein MARDYYGILGVDKNATDAEIKKAYRKLARKYHPDVNDTEEGAEMFKKLSTAYEVLNDPEKRRIVDMGGDPLENGGGQPGAGGYGGGFGDIFEAFFGGGGGTRRGPRSRVQPGNDALLRTEITLEEAYAGVRKDITVDTAVLCDHCTGTGSESKAKPVTCPTCQGAGEIQEVQRSFLGNVMTTRPCHQCQGYGEIIEDPCRKCDGEGRIRKRRDLTVTVPAGIADGMRIRMAGQGEVGHGGGPAGDLYVETRLKPHATYLRDGDNLHVNVKVPMVDAALGTSLSMTDLAGETITLDVPQGVQPAEEIVLNGEGMPRLRSEGHGDLIAHINVTVPEDLNKRERELLEELRGLRGENSSVDEEDEGGFFSRLRGKFAR; this is encoded by the coding sequence GTGGCTCGTGACTATTACGGCATCCTCGGTGTCGACAAGAACGCGACGGACGCGGAGATCAAGAAGGCGTACCGCAAGCTGGCTCGCAAGTACCATCCGGACGTCAATGACACGGAGGAGGGCGCCGAGATGTTCAAGAAGCTCTCCACCGCCTACGAGGTGCTCAACGACCCGGAGAAGCGCCGCATCGTCGACATGGGCGGCGATCCGCTGGAGAACGGCGGCGGGCAGCCCGGCGCCGGCGGCTACGGCGGCGGTTTCGGCGACATCTTCGAGGCGTTCTTCGGTGGCGGCGGCGGAACGCGGCGCGGCCCGCGCTCACGCGTCCAGCCGGGCAACGACGCCCTGCTGCGCACGGAGATCACGCTGGAGGAGGCCTACGCCGGCGTGCGCAAGGACATCACAGTCGACACGGCCGTCCTGTGCGACCACTGCACCGGCACCGGTTCGGAGTCCAAGGCCAAGCCGGTGACCTGCCCGACCTGCCAGGGCGCGGGTGAGATCCAGGAGGTGCAGCGCTCCTTCCTGGGCAACGTCATGACCACCCGTCCGTGCCACCAGTGCCAGGGCTACGGCGAGATCATCGAGGATCCGTGCCGCAAGTGCGACGGCGAGGGCCGCATCCGCAAGCGCCGCGACCTGACCGTCACCGTCCCGGCCGGCATCGCCGACGGTATGCGCATCCGCATGGCGGGTCAGGGCGAGGTCGGCCACGGCGGCGGCCCCGCCGGTGACCTGTACGTCGAGACCCGCCTCAAGCCGCACGCCACCTACCTGCGCGACGGCGACAACCTGCACGTCAACGTCAAGGTCCCCATGGTCGACGCCGCCTTGGGCACCTCCCTGAGCATGACGGATCTGGCGGGCGAGACCATCACCCTCGACGTGCCGCAGGGCGTGCAGCCGGCCGAGGAGATCGTTCTGAACGGCGAGGGCATGCCGCGCCTGCGTTCTGAGGGCCACGGCGACCTCATCGCCCACATCAATGTCACCGTCCCCGAGGATCTGAACAAGCGCGAGCGTGAGCTGCTGGAGGAGCTGCGCGGTCTGCGCGGCGAGAACTCCTCCGTCGACGAGGAGGACGAGGGCGGGTTCTTCTCCCGGCTGCGGGGCAAGTTCGCGCGATGA